A region of Rhodanobacteraceae bacterium DNA encodes the following proteins:
- a CDS encoding 3-deoxy-D-manno-octulosonic acid transferase, protein MLRFLYTVAMYLATPVIVWRLVARGFRYRGYFRRWRERFGRFPDPGLHDSIWVHAVSVGEVNAALPLIQSLQRRYAPRPMVVTTVTPTGSERVRKLFGDTVFHVYLPYDLPRSVTRFLDRVRPALAVVMETEIWPNLFHQCGRRDIPLAVVNARLSERSLRGYRPIQALVRQALGNVALVAAQSHADARRYRVLGAPPDRVHVSGNLKYDMPLPKGARRRGDEMRAQWGATRPVWFAASTHEGEELAAFEAHLRVLARMPDALLLVAARHPERFRLVEHAARNLGFAVATHSAGDADAETQCLVIDAMGVMMRYFAACDLAFVAGSLVPIGGHNVLEPAALSRPVVVGPYTFNFEEITRSMIDAGAARQVGSAQELGEVVLELLRNPLELARMGTAARAVCARERGAARRTMALLGRIFARARYAQSETRSELRHMDVPAQKTR, encoded by the coding sequence ATGCTGCGATTCCTCTACACCGTCGCGATGTATCTCGCCACGCCGGTCATCGTGTGGCGGCTGGTGGCGCGCGGGTTTCGCTACCGCGGGTATTTCCGGCGCTGGCGCGAACGCTTCGGGCGTTTCCCCGATCCGGGCCTGCACGATTCCATCTGGGTGCACGCGGTGTCGGTGGGCGAGGTCAATGCCGCGTTGCCGTTGATCCAGTCGCTGCAGCGGCGTTACGCGCCGCGCCCGATGGTGGTCACCACGGTGACGCCGACCGGCTCCGAGCGCGTGCGCAAGTTGTTCGGCGATACGGTGTTCCACGTCTACCTGCCCTACGACCTGCCGCGCTCGGTGACGCGCTTCCTGGACCGCGTCCGGCCGGCGCTGGCGGTGGTGATGGAAACCGAGATCTGGCCGAACCTGTTCCATCAGTGCGGGCGGCGGGACATTCCTTTGGCGGTGGTCAACGCGCGCCTGTCGGAACGCTCGCTGCGCGGCTACCGGCCGATCCAGGCGCTGGTGCGCCAGGCGCTCGGGAACGTCGCGCTGGTCGCCGCTCAATCGCACGCGGATGCGCGGCGCTACCGCGTGCTGGGCGCCCCGCCTGATCGCGTGCACGTTTCCGGCAATCTCAAGTACGACATGCCGTTGCCCAAGGGGGCGCGCCGGCGCGGCGACGAAATGCGCGCGCAGTGGGGGGCGACGCGGCCGGTCTGGTTCGCGGCCAGCACCCACGAGGGCGAGGAACTGGCCGCGTTCGAGGCGCATCTCCGGGTGCTGGCGCGGATGCCGGATGCATTGCTGCTGGTGGCGGCCCGTCATCCGGAGCGCTTTCGCCTGGTCGAACACGCCGCGCGCAATCTCGGCTTCGCCGTGGCCACCCATTCCGCGGGCGACGCCGACGCGGAGACGCAATGCCTGGTGATCGACGCAATGGGCGTGATGATGCGCTATTTCGCGGCCTGCGATCTGGCCTTCGTCGCGGGCTCGCTGGTGCCGATCGGCGGTCACAACGTGCTGGAGCCGGCGGCGCTGTCCAGGCCGGTGGTGGTCGGCCCGTACACCTTCAATTTCGAGGAAATCACCCGCAGCATGATCGACGCCGGCGCCGCGCGCCAGGTCGGGTCCGCGCAGGAATTGGGCGAGGTGGTGCTGGAACTGCTGCGCAACCCGTTGGAGCTGGCGCGGATGGGTACCGCGGCGCGCGCGGTGTGTGCGCGCGAACGCGGTGCGGCGCGTCGCACCATGGCGCTACTAGGACGCATCTTCGCGCGGGCGCGCTATGCGCAAAGCGAGACGCGATCCGAGCTCCGGCACATGGATGTGCCGGCGCAGAAGACACGCTAG
- a CDS encoding Protein-L-isoaspartate O-methyltransferase codes for MSTHFEFATARQNMVENQVRPWEVLDARVLDVLSTLPREHFVPAAYRAVAYADIALPIGHDEVMLKPVVEGRFLQALLPAAGERVLEIGTGTGYFAACLARLGSHVTSIDRRAEFVDAARTRLQALAIGNVECLHADVFSGFAPAERFDAIAVTGAVAAVPARFGEWLKPAGRMVLVRGAEPAMQAVLLQRASDGGWIEDRLFETDVPYLAGAEPAPQFRL; via the coding sequence ATGAGTACCCATTTCGAATTCGCGACCGCACGCCAGAACATGGTGGAAAACCAGGTGCGGCCGTGGGAAGTGCTGGACGCGCGCGTGCTGGACGTGCTGTCGACGTTGCCGCGCGAACATTTCGTGCCTGCCGCGTACCGCGCGGTGGCGTACGCCGACATCGCGCTGCCGATCGGGCACGACGAGGTGATGCTGAAACCGGTCGTCGAAGGCCGCTTCCTGCAAGCCTTGCTGCCGGCCGCCGGCGAACGCGTGCTGGAAATCGGCACGGGCACCGGCTATTTCGCGGCCTGCCTGGCGAGGCTCGGCAGTCACGTCACCAGCATCGACCGCCGCGCCGAGTTCGTGGACGCCGCCCGCACGCGCCTGCAGGCACTCGCGATCGGCAACGTCGAATGCCTGCACGCCGACGTGTTTTCCGGCTTCGCGCCGGCCGAACGCTTCGATGCCATCGCCGTGACCGGCGCAGTCGCCGCGGTGCCCGCACGTTTCGGCGAATGGCTGAAGCCGGCCGGCCGCATGGTGCTGGTGCGCGGCGCCGAACCCGCGATGCAGGCGGTGCTGCTGCAGCGCGCGTCCGATGGCGGCTGGATCGAGGACCGCCTGTTCGAAACCGATGTTCCCTACCTCGCCGGCGCCGAACCGGCGCCGCAATTCCGTCTGTAA
- a CDS encoding Type I secretion outer membrane protein, TolC precursor, with protein MIPRPESRRRFALRACAVAVVAALGLAGAASAHAEDLMDAYRQALQSDPVLMQAEAGSRIGHEGMVQSRAALLPQINGSVSYNDSHGTNTGATFVDTTTGPAVVSTYGDSQGRSRTAAVGLNQVLFDLGKFAQLRASKSSADAAAAQYVAAEQDLILRVATAYFTVLTDEDQLRYAEANEKALSKQLEAAQAKYAVGLSAVTDADNAKAQQAAAAAAVIQAQTTLYNDREALAQITGKTPIALKALIDNLPLDHPQPDNVEDWVKTALASNPTLQAQRDQVDASQHDITAARAGHLPTLNASVQYSRSPSWGPGTRGDLAGLPSNVTNVLHADSRTTDTTLGLVLSVPLFAGGGTQSRVRQAIAQRDQASDILEQDRRQIVATTRNAFNSIEAGISQVQAQKDAVASAQKALQSTQAGYEVGSQTILDVLFAQQTLFQAQSAYSQARHAYVINQLDLKYAAGVLSVKDLEAVNALLQ; from the coding sequence ATGATTCCACGTCCCGAGTCCCGCCGCCGTTTCGCACTCCGTGCCTGCGCCGTTGCCGTCGTGGCGGCGCTGGGCCTTGCCGGAGCCGCTTCGGCACACGCCGAGGATCTGATGGATGCCTACCGCCAGGCGCTGCAATCCGATCCGGTGCTGATGCAGGCCGAAGCCGGCAGCCGGATCGGCCACGAAGGCATGGTGCAGTCGCGCGCAGCGCTGCTGCCGCAGATCAACGGCAGCGTTTCCTACAACGACAGCCACGGCACCAACACCGGTGCCACGTTCGTGGACACCACGACCGGTCCTGCGGTGGTTTCTACGTACGGAGACAGCCAGGGCCGTTCACGCACCGCGGCGGTCGGCCTCAACCAGGTGCTGTTCGATCTCGGCAAGTTCGCGCAACTGCGCGCCAGCAAATCCAGCGCGGATGCCGCCGCCGCGCAGTACGTCGCCGCGGAACAGGACCTGATCCTGCGTGTGGCGACCGCATATTTCACCGTGCTCACCGACGAAGACCAGTTGCGCTACGCCGAGGCCAACGAGAAGGCGCTCAGCAAGCAACTGGAAGCGGCGCAGGCCAAGTATGCGGTCGGACTGTCCGCGGTCACCGACGCCGACAACGCCAAGGCCCAGCAGGCCGCGGCCGCCGCCGCCGTGATCCAGGCGCAGACCACGCTCTACAACGACCGCGAGGCGCTGGCCCAGATCACCGGCAAGACGCCCATCGCGCTCAAGGCGCTGATCGACAACCTGCCGCTGGACCACCCGCAACCCGACAACGTGGAGGACTGGGTGAAGACCGCGCTGGCCAGCAATCCCACGCTGCAGGCGCAACGCGACCAGGTCGATGCCTCGCAGCACGACATCACCGCGGCGCGCGCGGGTCACCTGCCGACCCTGAACGCCTCGGTGCAATACTCGCGCAGTCCCTCGTGGGGTCCGGGCACCCGCGGCGACCTGGCGGGATTGCCCAGCAACGTCACCAATGTGCTGCACGCCGACAGCCGCACCACCGACACCACGCTGGGACTGGTGCTATCCGTGCCGCTGTTCGCCGGCGGCGGCACCCAGTCGCGGGTGCGCCAGGCGATCGCCCAGCGCGATCAGGCCAGCGACATCCTGGAGCAGGATCGCCGCCAGATCGTCGCCACCACCCGCAACGCGTTCAATTCCATCGAGGCCGGCATCAGCCAGGTCCAGGCGCAGAAAGATGCAGTCGCGTCCGCGCAGAAGGCGCTGCAATCCACCCAGGCCGGCTACGAGGTCGGCAGCCAGACCATCCTGGACGTGCTGTTCGCGCAGCAGACCCTGTTCCAGGCGCAAAGCGCGTACTCGCAGGCGCGGCATGCCTACGTGATCAACCAGCTCGATCTCAAGTACGCCGCCGGCGTACTGTCGGTGAAGGATCTCGAAGCCGTCAACGCATTGCTGCAATAG